In Arthrobacter burdickii, one DNA window encodes the following:
- the whiA gene encoding DNA-binding protein WhiA, with product MALTADVKEELSHLDVKKSSVRKAEVSALLRFAGGLHIISGRIVIEAEVDLASTARRLRAAIAEVYGHTSEIIVVTGGALKRGNRYVVRVVRDGESLARQTGLLDSRGRPVRGLPSAVVNGSTADAEAVWRGAFLAHGSLTEPGRSSSLEVTCPGPESALALVGAARRLDIAAKAREVRGVDRVVIRDGDTIAALLTRMGAHDALMVWEERRMRKEVRATANRLANFDDANLRRSAQAAVAAGARVERALEILGETVPEHLRYAGELRVAHKQASLDELGRLADPAMTKDAIAGRIRRLLAMADKRASDIGIPGTDANVTPDMLDE from the coding sequence GTGGCCCTGACCGCCGACGTCAAAGAGGAACTGTCCCACCTCGACGTCAAGAAGTCCTCGGTCCGCAAGGCCGAAGTGTCCGCGCTGCTGAGGTTCGCAGGGGGCCTCCACATCATCTCCGGCAGGATCGTCATCGAGGCCGAAGTGGACCTCGCCTCGACGGCCCGCCGGCTCCGTGCCGCCATCGCCGAGGTGTACGGACACACCAGCGAGATCATCGTCGTCACGGGCGGGGCCCTGAAGCGGGGGAACCGCTACGTGGTCCGGGTGGTGCGCGACGGCGAGTCCCTCGCCCGCCAGACCGGGCTGCTGGACAGCCGCGGCCGTCCGGTGCGCGGACTGCCGTCCGCCGTCGTCAACGGTTCGACGGCGGACGCCGAGGCCGTCTGGCGCGGCGCGTTCCTCGCGCACGGCTCCCTGACGGAACCCGGACGCTCCTCGTCGCTCGAGGTGACCTGTCCGGGTCCCGAGTCGGCCCTCGCCCTCGTCGGTGCGGCCCGGCGGCTGGACATCGCCGCCAAGGCGCGGGAGGTGCGCGGCGTAGACCGTGTGGTCATCCGCGACGGCGACACGATCGCCGCCCTCCTGACGCGCATGGGCGCCCACGACGCGCTGATGGTGTGGGAGGAACGCCGGATGCGCAAGGAGGTCCGCGCCACCGCGAACCGCCTCGCCAACTTCGACGACGCCAATCTGCGCCGCTCCGCGCAGGCTGCCGTCGCCGCCGGCGCCCGCGTCGAACGTGCCCTCGAGATCCTCGGTGAGACCGTGCCCGAGCACCTGCGCTACGCCGGGGAGCTGAGGGTGGCCCACAAGCAGGCGAGCCTCGACGAACTCGGCCGCCTCGCCGACCCGGCGATGACCAAGGACGCCATCGCCGGCCGCATCCGTCGCCTCCTGGCGATGGCGGACAAGAGGGCCTCCGACATCGGGATCCCGGGGACCGACGCCAATGTGACCCCGGACATGCTCGACGAGTGA
- a CDS encoding gluconeogenesis factor YvcK family protein, which translates to MALFSGPLPLVPPAARRKGEGGAGPTVVALGGGHGLSASLSALRLLTQELTAVVTVADDGGSSGKLRRELGVLPPGDLRMALSALCDDTDWGRTWRDVMQHRFASRDGVEGSLDGHAMGNLLIVTLWELLGDPVAGLQWAGALLGARGRVLPMASVPLTIEGDVLSEVHGSLRVRTVSGQAQLAVAAESGNVSNVRLLPPEAPACKDALEAIELADWVILGPGSWYTSVLPHLLLPELRGALCRTSARRCLTMNLSNDTKETQGMSAIDHLNVIRRYAPDFTVDVVLADPAVIGDRSEFERAVAGMGGRAVFGTVGVSTGKPVHDPLRLATSYNDMFGEN; encoded by the coding sequence GTGGCGCTGTTCTCGGGCCCCCTTCCCCTCGTCCCGCCGGCGGCGCGCAGGAAGGGTGAGGGCGGCGCGGGCCCGACCGTCGTCGCCCTCGGCGGCGGGCACGGACTGTCCGCGTCGCTGTCCGCCCTGCGGCTCCTGACGCAGGAGCTGACCGCCGTGGTGACGGTGGCCGACGACGGCGGGTCGTCCGGGAAGCTCCGGAGGGAACTCGGGGTGCTGCCTCCCGGCGACCTCCGCATGGCACTGTCCGCCCTGTGCGACGACACCGACTGGGGCCGCACGTGGCGGGACGTCATGCAGCACCGCTTCGCATCGCGGGACGGGGTCGAGGGATCGCTCGACGGCCACGCCATGGGCAACCTCCTCATCGTCACGCTCTGGGAACTGCTGGGCGACCCGGTGGCGGGCCTGCAGTGGGCCGGCGCACTCCTCGGGGCGCGCGGCAGGGTCCTCCCGATGGCGAGCGTGCCGCTCACGATCGAGGGCGACGTGCTCAGCGAGGTGCACGGCTCCCTCCGGGTCCGCACGGTCAGCGGGCAGGCGCAGCTGGCGGTCGCCGCGGAATCCGGGAACGTGAGCAACGTCCGGCTCCTCCCACCGGAGGCTCCTGCCTGCAAGGACGCGCTGGAGGCCATCGAGCTGGCCGACTGGGTGATCCTCGGACCCGGGTCCTGGTACACCTCGGTGCTGCCCCACCTGCTGCTGCCCGAGCTCCGCGGCGCGCTGTGCCGCACCTCCGCGCGGCGGTGCCTCACGATGAACCTGAGCAACGACACCAAGGAGACGCAGGGCATGAGTGCCATCGACCACCTGAACGTGATCCGCCGGTACGCCCCGGATTTCACGGTGGACGTGGTACTCGCCGATCCCGCGGTGATAGGGGACAGGTCCGAGTTCGAGCGAGCCGTGGCAGGGATGGGAGGACGCGCCGTCTTCGGTACAGTGGGGGTTTCGACCGGTAAGCCCGTGCACGACCCGCTGCGGCTGGCGACGTCCTACAACGACATGTTTGGGGAGAACTAG
- the rapZ gene encoding RNase adapter RapZ — protein sequence MTEATSLTPVKPTESELLVVTGMSGAGRSTAANALEDHGWYVVENLPPQMLTTLTELVARTPQSIPKLAVVIDVRGKELFLDIKAALDGLRSAGVNYRVLFLDADDTVLVRRFEQGRRPHPLQGDGRILDGIAAERDVLKDIRYSADIVIDTSELNVHALATSVTELFSESGPIVLRLNVMSFGFKYGLPVDANYVADVRFIPNPHWVPVLRPQTGLDEPVRDYVLGAQGAGDFIDRYVHALVPVLDGYRRENKHYATIAVGCTGGKHRSVAVTEEIAQRLAQLPGVQVTAHHRDLGRE from the coding sequence ATGACTGAGGCCACGAGCCTGACTCCGGTCAAACCCACCGAGTCCGAGCTGCTGGTGGTGACCGGCATGTCGGGCGCCGGGCGCAGTACGGCCGCGAACGCGCTGGAGGACCACGGCTGGTACGTGGTGGAGAACCTCCCGCCGCAGATGCTCACGACGCTGACCGAGCTCGTGGCGCGGACGCCGCAGTCCATCCCGAAGCTGGCCGTGGTCATCGACGTGCGCGGCAAGGAACTCTTCCTCGACATCAAGGCGGCCCTCGACGGCCTGCGGTCGGCGGGGGTCAACTACCGGGTGCTCTTCCTCGATGCGGACGACACCGTGCTGGTGCGGCGCTTCGAGCAGGGCCGCCGCCCGCATCCGCTGCAGGGCGACGGCCGCATCCTGGACGGCATCGCTGCAGAACGCGACGTGCTGAAGGACATCCGGTACTCCGCGGACATCGTGATCGACACGAGCGAGCTGAACGTGCACGCCCTCGCCACGAGCGTCACCGAGCTGTTCTCGGAGTCCGGTCCCATCGTCCTGCGGCTGAACGTGATGAGTTTCGGCTTCAAGTACGGCCTGCCCGTGGACGCCAACTACGTGGCGGATGTCCGCTTCATCCCCAACCCCCACTGGGTGCCCGTCCTGCGACCCCAGACCGGACTGGACGAGCCCGTCCGCGACTACGTCCTCGGCGCGCAGGGCGCGGGCGACTTCATCGATCGGTACGTGCATGCGCTCGTGCCCGTCCTGGACGGCTACCGCCGCGAGAACAAGCACTACGCGACCATCGCCGTCGGGTGCACCGGCGGGAAGCACCGGTCGGTCGCGGTGACGGAGGAGATCGCCCAGCGACTGGCCCAGCTGCCGGGCGTGCAGGTCACCGCACACCACCGCGACCTCGGGCGTGAGTAG
- the uvrC gene encoding excinuclease ABC subunit UvrC, translating into MANPVTYRPKTGEIPLDPGVYRFRDEHGRVIYVGKAKNLRSRLNSYFANPQGLLAKTRSMVFTAASVEWTVVGSELEALQLEYTWIKEFNPRFNVMFRDDKSYPYLAVTMGEKYPRVQVMRGDKKKDTRYFGPFYPAKAIRETVDTMLRVFPVRTCSSGVFKRAERTGRPCLLGYIDKCSAPCVGRISPEDHKALAGEFCDFMSGEAKKFISGLEKEMAAAVAELDYESAARLRDDIAALRRVFERNTVVLSEDTDADIFALKEDELEAAAQVFHVRGGRIRGQRGWVVEKVEDMDTPDLVEHLLQQVYGEGSSSNEQIPREVLVPVLPSNSDQMLEWLRGLRGARVDVRVPQRGDKATLLGTVEQNAADALRLHKSRRAGDITTRSAALQELQEALDLPQPLMRIECFDISHVQGTNVVASMVVVEDGLPRKSEYRKFSITGDAARDDTASMYDVIHRRFRNYLAGKGEQPAAGPDPDVDPVDDEASVLEHPDVDAQGEPVRDTTTAISRNRFAYPPSLVVVDGGPPQVAAASRALADLGIDDVFVIGLAKRLEEVWIQDSEFPVILPRASEGLFLLQRIRDEAHRFAITFHRQKRGKSMTASALDEVPGLGPAKRKALLKHFGSVKKIRAATVEDLVQVPGVGPALAETIRTSLATDDAAAPAVNMTTGEIIED; encoded by the coding sequence GTGGCGAACCCAGTAACCTACCGGCCGAAGACCGGCGAGATCCCGCTCGATCCGGGCGTCTACCGCTTCCGGGACGAGCACGGCAGGGTCATCTATGTCGGCAAGGCCAAGAACCTGCGCTCACGCCTGAACTCCTATTTCGCGAACCCCCAGGGCCTGCTCGCCAAGACGCGGAGCATGGTGTTCACCGCCGCGAGCGTCGAGTGGACCGTCGTCGGGAGTGAACTCGAGGCGCTCCAGCTCGAATACACGTGGATCAAGGAATTCAATCCACGGTTCAACGTCATGTTCCGTGACGACAAGTCCTACCCCTACCTCGCCGTCACCATGGGGGAGAAGTACCCGCGCGTGCAGGTGATGCGCGGCGACAAGAAGAAGGACACGCGCTACTTCGGCCCGTTCTACCCCGCCAAGGCCATCCGCGAGACCGTCGACACCATGCTCCGCGTCTTCCCGGTGCGCACCTGCAGCAGCGGGGTGTTCAAGCGCGCGGAGCGGACCGGCCGGCCCTGCCTCCTCGGCTACATCGACAAGTGCTCCGCACCCTGCGTCGGACGCATCAGCCCCGAGGACCACAAGGCCCTCGCCGGTGAGTTCTGCGACTTCATGTCCGGGGAGGCGAAGAAGTTCATCTCCGGACTCGAGAAGGAGATGGCGGCTGCCGTCGCCGAGCTCGACTACGAGAGCGCCGCCCGCCTGCGCGACGACATCGCAGCACTCCGCCGCGTGTTCGAACGCAACACCGTCGTGCTCAGCGAGGACACCGACGCGGACATCTTCGCCCTCAAGGAGGACGAGCTCGAGGCGGCAGCGCAGGTCTTCCACGTCCGGGGCGGCAGGATCCGGGGACAGCGCGGCTGGGTGGTCGAGAAGGTCGAGGACATGGACACGCCCGACCTCGTGGAGCACCTGCTCCAGCAGGTCTACGGCGAGGGCAGCAGCAGCAACGAGCAGATCCCGCGCGAGGTCCTCGTCCCCGTGCTGCCCAGCAACTCCGACCAGATGCTCGAATGGCTCCGGGGCCTCCGGGGAGCGCGCGTGGACGTGCGGGTTCCCCAGCGCGGCGACAAGGCCACGCTCCTGGGCACCGTGGAGCAGAACGCCGCGGACGCCCTGCGCCTGCACAAGAGCCGCAGGGCCGGTGACATCACCACGCGGTCCGCCGCCCTGCAGGAGCTGCAGGAGGCCCTCGACCTGCCGCAGCCGCTGATGCGCATCGAGTGCTTTGACATCTCGCACGTGCAGGGCACCAACGTGGTGGCCTCGATGGTCGTCGTCGAGGACGGCCTGCCCCGGAAGTCCGAGTACCGGAAGTTCTCCATCACCGGGGACGCCGCGCGGGACGACACCGCCTCCATGTACGACGTGATCCACCGCCGGTTCCGCAACTACCTCGCCGGGAAGGGGGAGCAGCCCGCTGCCGGTCCCGACCCCGACGTCGACCCGGTGGACGACGAGGCATCGGTCCTCGAGCACCCCGACGTAGATGCGCAGGGCGAGCCCGTCCGGGACACGACGACGGCGATCTCCCGCAACCGTTTCGCGTATCCGCCCAGCCTCGTCGTCGTCGACGGCGGCCCGCCGCAGGTGGCCGCCGCCTCGCGCGCGCTGGCGGACCTCGGGATCGACGACGTCTTCGTGATCGGCCTCGCAAAGCGCCTCGAGGAGGTGTGGATCCAGGACAGCGAGTTCCCGGTCATCCTTCCCCGGGCGTCCGAGGGCCTGTTCCTGCTGCAGCGGATCCGCGACGAGGCCCACCGCTTCGCCATCACGTTCCACCGGCAGAAGCGCGGCAAGTCGATGACGGCGTCAGCCCTCGACGAGGTCCCCGGGCTCGGTCCGGCGAAGCGCAAGGCCCTGCTGAAGCACTTCGGCTCGGTCAAGAAGATCCGGGCGGCCACTGTCGAGGACCTCGTGCAGGTACCGGGTGTGGGACCCGCACTCGCCGAGACCATCCGCACGTCCCTCGCCACCGATGACGCCGCCGCCCCGGCCGTGAACATGACCACGGGCGAGATCATCGAAGATTAG
- a CDS encoding lysophospholipid acyltransferase family protein, whose translation MGVYDLTRSTTRGLIAGLCRPTVEGLGNVPKDGPFIVAANHLSFLDSVLVQALMPRPVAFFAKAEYFTGRGVRGALMKSFFEGVGSIPVERGQQAASVQALRTLLDLLEQGDGVGIYPEGTRSRDGRLYRGRTGVGWLALTTGAPVVPVGLLGTEALQPAGKKGVRPQHFTMRIGEPLVFAKTGPGHPLPARRSATDSIMDSIAALTGQERVPHYNQSPATE comes from the coding sequence GTGGGGGTCTATGACCTGACGCGCAGCACGACGCGCGGACTCATCGCCGGACTCTGCCGGCCCACCGTCGAAGGACTGGGCAACGTGCCCAAGGACGGCCCCTTCATCGTCGCGGCGAACCACCTCTCCTTCCTGGACAGCGTGCTGGTGCAGGCGCTCATGCCGCGGCCGGTCGCGTTCTTCGCGAAGGCCGAGTACTTCACGGGGAGGGGAGTGAGAGGCGCGCTCATGAAGTCGTTCTTCGAGGGCGTCGGGTCCATCCCGGTGGAGCGTGGACAGCAGGCCGCCAGCGTCCAGGCGCTCAGGACGCTCCTCGACCTGCTGGAACAGGGCGACGGCGTCGGGATCTACCCCGAGGGGACCCGCTCGCGTGACGGCAGGCTCTACCGGGGGAGGACCGGCGTCGGCTGGCTCGCGCTCACCACCGGGGCGCCCGTGGTGCCCGTCGGCCTTCTCGGCACCGAGGCCCTCCAGCCCGCGGGGAAGAAGGGAGTCCGCCCGCAGCACTTCACCATGCGCATCGGGGAGCCGCTCGTCTTCGCGAAGACCGGGCCCGGCCACCCGCTGCCGGCGCGCCGCAGCGCGACGGACTCCATCATGGACAGCATCGCCGCGCTGACCGGCCAGGAACGGGTGCCGCACTATAACCAGAGCCCTGCGACCGAGTAG
- a CDS encoding HAD hydrolase-like protein codes for MHALILFDLDGTLVDPAGAITGGISSALRSHGLPVPDDDALQAMVGPPLVHSLTALGGVPAARVQEVMATYRAGYVSTGMAQSRPYPGVARCVEALAAEGAVVAVATQKPEWLAEELLEAQGLRHLFASVHGSPRDEAAAVGGKEPIIRAALEHHGRHADGAVPGRAVMVGDRRHDVEGALANGLSCIGVAWGFAAPGELEDAGASAVVQSAEELLEVLRGGL; via the coding sequence ATGCATGCACTGATACTCTTCGACCTCGACGGGACGCTCGTCGACCCCGCGGGGGCCATCACCGGAGGCATCAGTTCGGCGCTGCGCAGCCACGGCCTGCCCGTGCCCGACGACGACGCCCTGCAGGCCATGGTCGGACCTCCCCTCGTACATTCCCTCACCGCGCTGGGTGGCGTGCCGGCAGCGCGTGTGCAGGAGGTGATGGCCACCTATCGGGCGGGGTACGTCTCGACCGGCATGGCGCAGAGCCGCCCCTACCCGGGTGTCGCCCGCTGCGTGGAGGCCCTCGCCGCAGAGGGAGCGGTGGTCGCCGTCGCGACCCAGAAGCCGGAATGGCTCGCCGAGGAGCTCCTCGAGGCGCAGGGCCTGCGGCACCTCTTCGCGTCGGTGCACGGCTCCCCGCGGGACGAAGCAGCGGCGGTCGGCGGCAAGGAGCCCATCATCCGGGCGGCACTGGAACACCACGGGCGGCACGCCGACGGGGCGGTTCCTGGTCGGGCGGTGATGGTCGGTGACCGCCGGCACGACGTTGAGGGCGCTCTCGCCAACGGCCTGTCCTGCATCGGCGTCGCATGGGGGTTCGCCGCTCCCGGGGAGCTGGAGGACGCGGGGGCGTCCGCCGTCGTGCAATCCGCCGAGGAACTGCTGGAGGTGCTCCGTGGGGGTCTATGA